One genomic segment of Vibrio sp. SCSIO 43136 includes these proteins:
- a CDS encoding phosphoribosylaminoimidazolesuccinocarboxamide synthase, translated as MSLADQVLAVNDDLPIRTNKPVHSGKVRSVYWLTEEDSRRLIQEKGYDVAEDAPLAIMVISDRISAFDCIWHGEGGLKGVPGKGAALNAISNHWFKLFKDSGLADSHILDIPHPFVWIVQKAKPVMIEAICRQYITGSMWRSYEKGEREFCGIEMPEGLEKDKMLPEMLITPSTKGILKGIPGVPEADDVNITRRNIEDNFAAFNFTKASDIDLYEKLLKEGFGVISEALDKVGQMFVDTKFEFGYVNDAKGNEKLIYMDEVGTPDSSRMWDKDEYQNGNIVENSKEGFRQFLLNHFPDPDILLNKERMDEREALARNNELPESALMQVSKTYLNIAEKVTGAKIELSANPKAEIIEILKRDYGLID; from the coding sequence ATGAGCCTTGCTGATCAAGTTCTAGCAGTCAACGATGACCTGCCAATCCGTACCAATAAACCTGTTCATAGCGGCAAAGTACGCTCCGTCTACTGGCTAACTGAAGAAGATAGCCGTCGCCTGATCCAAGAGAAAGGCTATGATGTAGCTGAAGATGCACCGCTTGCAATTATGGTCATCAGTGACCGAATCTCAGCATTTGATTGCATCTGGCACGGTGAAGGTGGTCTTAAAGGTGTTCCGGGTAAAGGCGCTGCGCTAAATGCCATTTCTAACCACTGGTTCAAGTTGTTTAAAGACAGCGGTCTTGCTGACAGCCACATCCTAGATATTCCACACCCATTTGTATGGATCGTTCAAAAAGCTAAACCTGTGATGATCGAAGCGATTTGTCGTCAGTACATCACTGGATCTATGTGGCGTTCGTATGAGAAAGGCGAGCGTGAATTCTGTGGTATCGAAATGCCTGAAGGTCTTGAAAAAGACAAGATGTTGCCTGAGATGCTTATTACCCCTTCTACCAAAGGTATCCTTAAAGGCATCCCTGGTGTACCAGAGGCTGACGACGTGAACATCACTCGTCGCAACATCGAAGACAATTTTGCAGCATTCAACTTCACTAAAGCGTCAGACATCGATCTGTATGAGAAACTACTCAAAGAAGGCTTTGGCGTGATCAGCGAAGCGCTGGACAAAGTTGGCCAAATGTTTGTCGACACCAAGTTTGAGTTTGGTTATGTCAACGACGCAAAAGGCAACGAGAAACTTATCTACATGGATGAAGTGGGCACTCCTGATTCATCACGTATGTGGGATAAAGACGAATACCAAAACGGTAATATCGTTGAAAACTCGAAAGAAGGTTTCCGTCAGTTCCTACTAAACCACTTCCCTGATCCAGACATTCTGCTTAATAAAGAGCGTATGGATGAGCGTGAGGCACTTGCTCGCAACAATGAGTTGCCAGAATCGGCACTGATGCAGGTTTCTAAAACTTACCTAAACATCGCTGAAAAAGTGACGGGTGCGAAAATTGAACTGAGCGCCAACCCGAAAGCAGAGATCATCGAGATCTTGAAGCGTGATTACGGATTGATTGACTAA
- a CDS encoding transporter yields the protein MVHQHSNGITFDYTSFLGASCKKKWTFMEALQSIAPVFGTVWRDQVDELKTPEDKLWEQALNSLSAQCSDESNIARLVELARAQGISQLTVKMPYELDPQQFERIGDKTQCKFEGVGEDDFQVTLL from the coding sequence ATGGTACACCAGCATTCAAATGGAATAACCTTTGACTACACCAGCTTTCTTGGTGCTAGCTGCAAAAAGAAATGGACTTTTATGGAGGCGCTACAATCAATTGCTCCTGTGTTTGGAACAGTGTGGCGTGACCAAGTCGATGAGCTCAAAACACCGGAAGATAAGCTATGGGAGCAAGCCCTCAACTCCCTATCTGCTCAATGTAGTGATGAGTCCAATATCGCACGTCTTGTAGAACTGGCTCGAGCGCAGGGGATTTCGCAACTTACTGTGAAAATGCCTTATGAATTAGACCCTCAGCAGTTTGAGCGTATTGGCGATAAAACCCAGTGCAAATTTGAAGGCGTCGGGGAGGATGATTTTCAAGTCACCTTGTTGTGA
- a CDS encoding phospholipase A encodes MQILPKAILGTTILAVSLSAAAKSLSTISSYEDTYVIGSYTSDVNKDVYVNGGFEGGDKLQPLEAKMKFSFSVPLFQITQNSSVIAAYTQTSLWQVSNTQISSPFRETNYNPQLFVMYRPDLFIFNSFEFGYKHESNGQTASLSRSWDRAYIAAELLDGPLEYGLHMWTVFGRKGENPDIETYYAPWEAWTKLHTSLGVFDATGYYNFDSQKWGLEAGYTFYFNELIGLYFQVYSGYGETLIEHDFKHTRVGAGLKLVNWQ; translated from the coding sequence ATGCAAATTCTGCCGAAAGCCATTCTAGGTACAACAATTCTTGCCGTTAGCCTTTCCGCAGCGGCAAAAAGTTTGTCGACCATCTCATCTTATGAGGATACTTATGTCATTGGCTCATACACCTCAGACGTCAATAAGGATGTCTATGTAAATGGGGGATTTGAAGGAGGAGACAAACTTCAGCCTCTAGAAGCTAAGATGAAGTTCTCCTTCTCAGTGCCCCTGTTTCAGATCACCCAAAATAGCTCTGTGATTGCCGCATACACGCAAACATCGCTTTGGCAGGTGTCCAATACACAAATATCTTCCCCATTTCGTGAGACCAATTACAACCCACAACTTTTTGTGATGTACCGACCAGACCTGTTTATCTTCAACAGTTTTGAGTTTGGTTATAAACATGAGTCTAATGGCCAAACCGCTTCACTCTCTCGCAGTTGGGATAGAGCATACATAGCGGCTGAGTTACTCGATGGTCCATTGGAATACGGCTTGCACATGTGGACAGTTTTCGGGCGAAAAGGAGAGAATCCTGACATTGAAACCTACTACGCCCCTTGGGAAGCTTGGACAAAACTTCATACATCACTCGGCGTTTTTGACGCCACTGGCTACTACAATTTTGATTCTCAAAAGTGGGGTTTGGAAGCGGGCTATACCTTTTATTTTAATGAACTTATTGGTTTGTACTTTCAAGTCTACAGTGGTTACGGTGAGACCTTGATAGAGCATGATTTCAAACACACCCGAGTAGGGGCGGGTCTTAAATTAGTAAACTGGCAATAG
- a CDS encoding SulA-like leucine-rich domain-containing protein — MYSKVESTATQSTYQSANLASLEQRMPAAQQPSHNSETLVNHLARLSHKSKWIYFTAQCQRPKQGWAKYARFTTSRLIHLMPSRHLTEKEVIIKALQSGNASAVVASERFSLIDKRHLKQRANQLGCELYFADELKLVPSYSQYH; from the coding sequence ATGTACTCGAAAGTCGAAAGCACAGCAACTCAGTCAACCTATCAATCAGCGAACCTAGCTTCGCTTGAACAACGCATGCCTGCGGCTCAACAGCCTAGTCACAATAGCGAGACTCTAGTCAATCACCTTGCTCGACTTTCGCACAAATCTAAGTGGATCTATTTCACTGCTCAGTGTCAGCGCCCTAAACAAGGTTGGGCTAAGTACGCTCGATTTACGACCTCTCGCCTTATTCACTTAATGCCCTCTCGTCATCTCACTGAGAAAGAAGTGATCATTAAGGCACTGCAATCTGGCAATGCAAGTGCCGTGGTTGCGAGCGAACGGTTCTCACTGATCGACAAACGCCACCTGAAGCAGCGTGCCAATCAACTAGGGTGTGAGCTGTACTTTGCAGATGAACTCAAACTCGTCCCTAGCTACTCGCAATACCACTAA